The sequence TTGATTCGCTGAGAGTCCAGATGCCTGGGAACACCTGATACAAGTGACATCATTGAAGTACTCGGCCCACACTCTTCATACTGAACAACATGACGCGACATGACACAACAGGACGAGAGCAGAGAGACTCACCCTCCAGCACGATGACGACTGTGTCTCTCATGATGCGGAATGTGGTGACGATGACCAGAACGGAAAAGATATAGGTGCAGATGGGATCTGCCAACTTTAACTCCGGCTGCAAAGACACAGGTTTCCATCACATCAACTGACATCAGAGGGGCATAAAATTACTTTGTTTCTATTGCAAGTCCTGGGATTTCATCTAAAATAATCTCACTTCTAGaatttaaggtccagtgtgcaacttttaggaggctttattggcagaaattaagaATAGGCACATCAATATGTTTGTCTTAAGTGTGTAATCTCTTTAAAAGTTCTCCATACTTCATTCACTTTATGGATAATGAATGACTAAATGGTACAAGTTCAACAATGTACTGTTTGCCATTTGTGGGGAATATTAATGATAAGTTAAGTTTTTTGTTTGCCATACATATCTGTAGTTTGCGTTTTAAAGTCAGACATGAGTGACATTATCATGTTACTGAGCTTGTGTGTACACCTTACCTTCACACTGCTCTGTGTAACAAGCtcaaacattattttcaaaACGATAACTCTCTAAACTGAACCTTCCTTGACTTGGTCTCACTCGTATAAGAGGTTTATTAGAGCTTTAATTATATAGAAACTTTATTAAAATATCTTGGAACGAAAATATAACACTTTAAAACACGCATCCTATGAATTCCAATTTAtgtccaaataaaaaaagtctctAACAACAAAAATTCTATAAAAACAACTGTTGCCATACAAGGCACATTATTCTTTCCAAAAGTACCTTGAAGCGGACGATGTAGGCAGCTATGAGCACACCGACACTCTGGACAAGGTCTCCCAGAGCGTGTATGAACGCCGCTCGGACTGCTAAGCTGCCCTGCTGCTGACTCGACTGTGACCCTGGGGCTGCTGCCGGTCCGTGAGAGTGACCATGGCCGTGAGAGTGACCATGGCCGTGAGAGTGCAGGTGACCACCTTGGTTTAATAAGAATCCCATTCTGAGGACACAAGAGAAAAAGAGTTATTTATTTCCAAGAAATAACAtgatatgtattttttttgtgactgagAATGTGCAATTATTTATTCACTGGCTGACTGTGGTCAAACATTACATAGCCAGCTTCAGCAAATTAAAGCTATGAAGTGTGGTTTAAACAGTACTTTGTACTGTGCTgttaaattttttgctgatacTCTACACTTGCTGGAATGTATTCAGCCTCATCATGTTGCTCTACTTCACTTCTGTATTTGTGAAATCCTTGTGCCACCAAAATTACACTGCAAAAGAAATGTAGGGGGCTGTGATTTGACTGGCGAccttgtccagggtgtaccgtggctttcaccctatgtcagctaagattggcaccagtgcacCCCTccaccgcgaccctcatgtggaggataaagtggaagaagatAGATGAATAGAGTGCCATCAAAAAGAATAAACCACCTGTTTTTTCTTAGTCTTTGCATATGATGTTTGCTTTTCCATGTGTGCTTGTTTTCTTCATGCGTAAAGTACAGCTGAGCAGAAGAGCAAATAAATTTGAAATGAGGACATTCCCATTTATCCTACCTCAACTTACTTTTTCTAAACTTTTTCTCTCGAACAATCGTAATGAGACTTTCAACCACGGTGGGCATGCAATTTTAGTCATTGATTAACAGGTAAACCTTATGCAAGACATTTGTTGcatttaagtcataaaatgaccattatATGATCATCAGAGACCAAGGAGAGACATTAATGTGTTGCACAAGTGTGACAACAACAAACGACAACATTGATCGTGATACAacagacatccagcagctcttttttttctgttcagtttttggctgtttgtctcaacaagatgtcaagctttgtatgagaatagactgcgggtgttTGCCTCGACTTCTATGGGATATTTacatgatgtttgtttgtcgtACAATCAGTTgtctgttgtgggtggagctccAACCTGACTGTATCATGTCatattactctggtaccccaagggaagggtgccaaagaattaGAATGGTTAATTTGGTTCAATTCCTCAtggtaacacaaaaaaaatgcataccGCACTGAACTGAACCAAACCGCTCCACTTTTCTCTACACAAATGTTTCACCAGCATTTCACTTACATCAGGTTGACAGCCACACCAACAGCTGCAGTGATGAGCATGACATCTCCATCTATGTCGAAGTCCTGGGTTACAGTCCTCTGAACTGCCTCATAGAGAAGTATGGCCGTCAGAATGTAAATGAGCACCACACTGAGGACTGCAGATACCACCTCtgacaaaaggaaaagacaatCAGCAGAATAtaacaaaacacagaacattAACTGTGTTAATGTTCCGTTACTGTAAGCTTGTGAGTACACAATAAATGCCATGCTACCAGTATGGGCCAATTATATACAGCATatggtgtatttatgtatgtaacAAGGTAATGTGCATTATATACAAATAAGATCTATTTTAAACTTAACTGTTCCTGTTTTTGACAAAAGGGGTTGAGATAATGTCCCTGTTTCTTTATTATAGTGAGGATGCCTCTACTCTGAACTGAACTATAACTATTTTGTTCTTGTTACCATGACTAGTGCAATTACAAACTCCAAAAGTGCCTTTTCTGCGTCAAAGTCGTTTGGCTCAGCTGCacacatttattgatttacaaAGCCCTTGTTTCACAGTTTCCATGTTAGCTGCCAACCTGCTCTGTTCAATTGTTTACACAGAACTTGTTTGATTTTCAGTGGACCAAGTTGCAGTCCACCTCTTAAAGGGACATGACAGAATCCACCTGCTGTGATCATGTTTTCCCATGATGACATTTCATATCCATCGTGCGTTGGGCAACAGCAAAAAATCATTCAGTCTGCATCTTTACTTTTCAGCCACTACAAAGCTTTGCATCTGTAATCTGAGCTGGATGAAACACTGCTGAGCACAGACAAACCTCTGTTTGGCTCACACTAAACAGAGCAGAGTGGagacagtgaaagtgaaaagagGAAGCGTACCGAGGCGATGCAGTCCGAAGGTGAACCTCTTGGTGGGGGGCTTGGTGGAGAGCCACAGGGCCAGCAACGAAAACAAAATGCCTATCACATCTGCTAGCATGTGGACGGCATCAGTCATAATGGCTAGGCTGTTAGACACGTAACCACCTGGAAATTAAAGAAGAGAGAATGTCACTTTTCGCTATTTAGTTATGCAAAgattttgaaaacacaaaacccaAGTTTAGGTTAGGTCGTTGGCTCTACATAGAGACACaatataaatgaacaaatatagAAACTGTGGAGCTCAGAGTTCAATTACAGATAATTGAATCAAAATTTAACTACTTAAATCCCGGTTCAACCTTtcagtgtggagtttgcatgttcttacCGGGAGTGTGTGGGTTCtttccgggttctccggtttcctcttatagtccaaaaacatgcagaggataaCAAGACTCTAACTTGACCGTAGGTCTGAATATGAGAGTAAATGAttgttcatctctgtatttTGAGTCTGGCAATTTTAACAATTCCATATTTATTAAACTAGCAATTAAGTTGCACTTAGATGGGTGTGGCTCCATTAAACAATAGCTTAACCTGTCATGAGCTATAAGGAAAACAATGAGCTATTTTCCAGTCAGCACTTTAGAAGCCACTGATATCTAGGAAACAATGGAAACAATGGTCCGCTGttaattatgacaaaaaaaacaaaaacacggagATTCTGAACTGTGTTCTCCACAATTGTCACCATCACACTgaatgaaacaggaagtaacagACTCTTGAACAGTCGGTGCATTAAGGCTTCTGTCGTCACATGATGGACCAACACAAAATCTGAGGGATTTACATGTTCTCTGTTCGCATAATCCCACAATTCCATTTGATTCAGTGAAAAATCGCAATGCATTGCATCCTCAGTGTTCTTTATTAAGCACATGGCTGCTCTCACCAGTCAATACACTGTAAGCAGTCAGATAAAGAACTTAACTAGAAATGAAGACTTTCCTTCACAAGATTTGCAACATTTCATGGTGTGATATCACCACTGTCAATTTTCTGAAGCACTGTATCAATTAAGAAATATTGTAGTCTGTGATTTTGTGTCATATTTGAGCCTCCAACTAGTTGCTATCTTTCAGCCATTTGACTCTGTTCTCTTCCTTTCACTCCTCTCTCTAGAAAAAGGAGACTGTATATCCTGCCAATGAATATGACATTGTACTTTTTAACTGgatattatttttgttaaaatagaatgttttCAGGAGGAAAAATTGCAATTGGCCAACTTGTGtccaaatataacaatatattgtATTGTAAGTCTGTATCAGCAAACATAGCAAATAGCCACATTCATGCCAATATATAATCTTTATATAATGGTTATGTGATGTCACTGCATCGATGCAGAATTATCCATGTCTTCATAACAATTattaacaaaacatttaaactattTAGACCCAAACAATATAAACCAAATCAGGAGCTTTTCATGTAAATTTAATTATGTACCTGTGATGGACAAACTAAATGTGCTGTGTGGTTCCAGTTGTCTCTGCACCTACTTACCTATAATTTCACCCGTCATGAAGAGGAAATACAGCACAGCTGCAATGATAAGCCTCTTCATCACCTTCCTGTGCTTGATCAGCTCCCTCTTCTTAGTGCAGCCGTCACAGGGGTCCATGTTTGTCCTCGGGCTGCCCAAACTCGAAGAGGAGTCGAGCAGGgagtcgtcgtcgtcgtctgcCACAACCAGCGTGTTCACCATCACCCCATTGGACGCAGCCCCTGAAGGGTAGTCCGACATCTCTCCAGACACAACCACTTTCAGCTTGTTGAATTTGGGAGTCTCATCGTCCACCAGCTCTTCAGAAAAGTCAAAAGGTGCCGAGTCGCTCAGGTCCCAGTCCCTCGGCTGCCTCTTGAAGGCTGACCGCACTTTGCTTAAGAGATTCCCACCTGACATCTTTAAAGATCACGAGGGCGATATAAAAccagtctttctctctctctctctctctctctctctctctaggtTACTGTCGTCCGAGGTAAtcattcacatttttgtgactggCTTCACACTTGGTTACCATCTTTGTACctaaagcagcaacaacaaaagaaataagTAAGGAACGGTTTTAAATGTGGAACTACAGATTCACTACCCAAGCATTTTGGGAAGGTGATAAAACTCGAAAAATTTGGTCAGAGACACAACACTAATTAGTAAATACATCCCTTTCTGTTCTCGGGATGTGTTGCAAGGTGCAGTGGTATATCCAAGTGGCtggattatttcattttcagccaTGTATTTAAGTTAATATAGTTAATATGTGAACAtggaaaagacacaaaaaaacaagtcaattcAACTTGAAATCAAAGAGTATGACATGTTTTAAGGTCTAAATGTACAAAATGGGTCTTTAAACTTGGTTCTTTGTTTAACTGCTATTTTGTGGTTGTTTCTTATAAGTTTTTGCTTAACGTTGTGGGTGCTTAATGAAGTTATGATTAATGTTGGGCTGTGTAATCGataaattattttctcaattaataattttattgcaaaattaacaaaatggcAGAGAAAGTCAAATAATGTTGATTGACGTTTTCAAAacctgccctttttttttacacatgccCTTGTAATGATCTTGTTTGTTATATGAAACAAAGAGTccagatttttcattttatcattaaaaaacaacactcaaactgattattggattatcaaaatagttgaaaatgaatttagtaataaagtaataatcaattaaacaaATTGAAGTATAGAAGTCAACAAATATTTGTTGCTGATGCTGATCCTTGGCAGCTATTTGATCGTCTATATGACGTTGAATAAAACTGCACTTTTATTGAATGAAACTGTGCTTGTGTCTCCAATCTACAGTTCTCTCCTTTTCACAgtttgggattaataaagtacacctattctattctattatataCTTGTATAATTGCATAAtatacattgtaaataaaaataagatatgAACTAAAAATTTACTGAATGACACAAGCAACAGCAGCAAGTACTTACTCGGTTCACCTCTATTCTTGTAAGTAAATTGTGAATATTGTACCAAACGGATGAAGAAGAACGTGTTCTAAAAAATTGTAAAACACATAGAAacgaaaagaaaataaactgacAACAAACAAAGCATCATTGTCACGTTGGTACAGCTCATTAATCTCACCCATGAGTGTCACGGAATTGTGACaatgaatgtgatgaatgtgattaAATCACTCACATGAACTGACAAACTTTagtccctttaaaaaaaaaccctgatttgGCTTTAAGTCACAAGCTAGCCACGAAAGGATAGCTGTCACTTTGCGACTAAAAAAACGACCTAAATAAGTGCTGTAGTCTGTTCAGAAAAGCCGGGCGGAACTCTTACCTACACACGGACGTCGTGCTTGTATGAAgttgaaaagaaaaactttcGTATTAAGTAGAAATCCAAGTGAGTCAAACACCAAAACGCCAAACACCAaacgcctcctcctccgctgcaCTCGGAAGTTGCACCAGCAAGTTTGGTTTCGCCCGCAGTCACGTGACAACGCGGATGTCACATGACGTTTGCTTGGACGcgcaaacaaaacaactctaTCTTAactctctgtttcttttctttgctcagCAAATGTGATCTCCTCACTAcaatcgctgctgctgctattgctgcaagtgaacacacatttaaacaggtCAGAGCACGCTGACTGAGCGGGAACGTGTACATAATTACGGAGCAGCTAACACTCAGCCGCTAAGCTATTGACTTCCTTAGCATAATTGGAAGCTCGATGTTTTTAATTCGGCTGTTGACTGCGGAATCATCGTATCTGTGTGCCtattttttaggtttttaacGGCAGTCTGAGTCAACACTGTCGCTGCCTATGGAGGCGGACGGATTGGAAGATGAGGGACCCTCGTCTCAgagtgaaggtgtgtgtgtagttgttgtCTTTGTAGAGTTGCGAAGACCAAAAGTGTTGCACCATTGTGAGGTTTTTTGACTCGCCCTCACAACTGCAATTGTCTTGTTTCAGAGATAAAATTAGGTTAAGGTGAGGTAAGTGTAGTTcaattaatttaaaacatgtacacagCATTTTAGAATAGAGTCACAGCCATAAGTAGATAAACACTCATTGGCAACTTCTCTACTAGTAATGGGCTTGTAAATCTCAGCAACATCGTTCCACGCTCAAAGTTAATTAAATCACACGTCTTCActattctgatgctcagtttgctCTTCAGCAGATCATCCTGATCATGTCTCCATGCCTAAATGCACTTAGTTACTGCCAAGTGATATGATGTTTGCATTAACAGGTTTTTCAACATGTCTATCTAACTGTGCTATGGCGAGgcaaggcgagtagagctggtggaaatgcgTCTCAGATATACATCTCAGATTGTACACTGAAAGTTCTCATTGTActcaaagtaaaaaagagagagcattGGGGAATTTCAAATAACGTTaacctttgtttttctgaaatgtcttgttcAGATCattcaaatatacagtacactatTTACTGACTCATCTCGGCCTGGTCATTTATCTGACCTTTCTTGTAATTTCAAAATTCCTGGCCTCCTTTTTATAGCCCCTGCATTCACTCCCCCAAACAATTAACGTCATACAATTATTACTTCATACTCATAGACATGGAAAAAACCCTGATCAGAATTACATTAATAGAGTTCCTCAAACATTACAAACATGGGCGGAGTTTCTAATAACAATTTGACATAATTACCATGTAAGCCTGTCATTAAAGACCACACTTAAATACTTCCACCTCTAAAACTTTAATTACCACAGTGTCAGCCACTGATTTGTTGTTTCTAGAAATCAATCACTGTCTTCAATTTTCTTTAGCGGTTTATTGACTataaattgtcttttttattttttattttttgtatttgacAGATTTCCAGTTGGCACATCAGGAGAGTTCAGACCCTGTAGACAATGTGTATGTGGATAAGGAAGCAGTGGATAAACTCACAGAGGGATTACTCTCTCACTACCTACCAGACCTACAGAACTCTAAAGGGGTACTTCAAGAGCTCACGTGAGTATTTACTTATGTGGCGCACTATGAATTATTACTATAAAAAACATAACTGTAGataaattttatttttaggtttattacttttt is a genomic window of Solea senegalensis isolate Sse05_10M linkage group LG7, IFAPA_SoseM_1, whole genome shotgun sequence containing:
- the slc30a4 gene encoding zinc transporter 4 produces the protein MSGGNLLSKVRSAFKRQPRDWDLSDSAPFDFSEELVDDETPKFNKLKVVVSGEMSDYPSGAASNGVMVNTLVVADDDDDSLLDSSSSLGSPRTNMDPCDGCTKKRELIKHRKVMKRLIIAAVLYFLFMTGEIIGGYVSNSLAIMTDAVHMLADVIGILFSLLALWLSTKPPTKRFTFGLHRLEVVSAVLSVVLIYILTAILLYEAVQRTVTQDFDIDGDVMLITAAVGVAVNLIMGFLLNQGGHLHSHGHGHSHGHGHSHGPAAAPGSQSSQQQGSLAVRAAFIHALGDLVQSVGVLIAAYIVRFKPELKLADPICTYIFSVLVIVTTFRIMRDTVVIVLEGVPRHLDSQRIKEDLLKLDDVHSVDELNVWALTTDKTAAMVHIQLMPSCADSWEDVQAKARHLLLHTYGLSRCTVQVQTHRQRLVHTCAHCQQSSS